A section of the Campylobacter porcelli genome encodes:
- a CDS encoding ATP-grasp domain-containing protein, with product MLYNDLNDEIFIIHENPEWIPPFKEAFEKAGVKFNEILLTDGSIDLTKAPPKGVFWSRLSASSHTRNNLYSKEYGRAILAWLEAYGRRIINGSSVLEFEVSKIKQYLALEKFGFRVPKTIAVFGKNDLINRAKDLQTPFITKHNQGGKGLGVRLFESLEEFDSYVNSDEFEQGADDITLLQEYIRSKEPFITRVEFIGGKFHYAVRVDTSGGAFELCPAEACEIENRAKLPQIAGGACDVGFANKFSLREDITHNFPLVQKLEEFLKLHKIEVAGVEFIENSKNEFVIYDINTNTNYNKAVEQSKRAKNELGAADRIVEFLESEFKKEIR from the coding sequence ATGCTTTATAATGATTTAAATGATGAAATTTTCATAATACACGAAAATCCCGAATGGATACCACCTTTTAAGGAGGCTTTTGAAAAAGCTGGAGTTAAATTTAACGAAATTCTTTTGACAGATGGGAGCATTGATTTAACTAAAGCTCCACCAAAAGGGGTCTTTTGGAGTAGATTAAGCGCTTCATCGCATACAAGAAATAATCTATACTCAAAAGAGTATGGTAGGGCGATTTTAGCGTGGCTGGAAGCTTATGGTCGCCGCATTATCAATGGCTCTAGCGTGCTTGAGTTTGAAGTAAGCAAGATTAAACAATATCTAGCTTTAGAGAAATTTGGATTTCGTGTGCCAAAGACTATAGCTGTGTTTGGTAAAAATGATTTAATAAATAGGGCTAAGGATTTACAAACCCCTTTTATCACAAAGCACAATCAAGGTGGCAAGGGGCTTGGAGTGCGTCTTTTTGAGAGTTTAGAAGAGTTTGATAGCTATGTAAATTCAGATGAATTCGAGCAAGGTGCTGATGATATAACCTTGCTTCAAGAGTATATCCGCTCCAAAGAGCCATTTATTACTAGAGTTGAGTTTATTGGTGGCAAATTTCACTATGCGGTCAGAGTGGATACTAGCGGTGGGGCTTTTGAGCTTTGTCCGGCTGAGGCGTGTGAGATAGAAAACAGAGCAAAATTACCTCAAATTGCTGGTGGGGCTTGTGATGTTGGCTTTGCGAATAAATTTAGTCTAAGAGAGGATATAACGCATAATTTTCCACTCGTTCAAAAGCTAGAAGAGTTCTTAAAGCTTCATAAAATCGAAGTGGCTGGGGTTGAGTTTATCGAAAATAGCAAGAATGAATTTGTAATTTATGACATAAATACAAACACAAATTACAATAAAGCTGTAGAGCAAAGCAAACGAGCAAAAAATGAGCTTGGTGCTGCTGATAGGATAGTTGAGTTTTTAGAAAGTGAATTTAAAAAGGAGATAAGATGA
- a CDS encoding LLM class flavin-dependent oxidoreductase, whose product MKFGYWTPVFGSWLRNVDDDTTACSWEYIKNLTLNAENLGYSLTLVPELYLNDIKGQKAPALDAWAIANGLAAITSKIEILAALRPQYHQVALTAKKIATLAQISNNRFSINMVSAWWAEEARQYGIDFDNHDDRYALTEEYTNVLRGFWSNTPFNFKGKYFEFQDSYNEPKPSSLPLVYAGGESEQGRASITRFADKYLMHGGTLEEIRAKIKDMNERRDRANLEPFKGFGMAVYVILRDSETEAKKELERIINIKNWSDYENSYSNFTGNSNLDVEISKMEYSVSNRGLRANLIGTAEQIAEKLRAYEEAGLNLVIIQCANMKEELEKIAKELMPLLR is encoded by the coding sequence ATGAAATTTGGATATTGGACGCCAGTTTTTGGCTCTTGGCTAAGAAATGTCGATGATGATACAACGGCTTGCTCGTGGGAATATATCAAAAATCTAACCCTAAATGCTGAGAATTTAGGCTACTCCCTTACGCTGGTGCCAGAGCTATATCTAAATGATATAAAAGGGCAAAAAGCCCCCGCTTTAGATGCTTGGGCTATTGCAAATGGCTTAGCGGCGATCACTTCAAAGATTGAAATTCTAGCCGCACTCCGCCCACAATATCATCAAGTGGCCCTTACAGCTAAGAAAATTGCCACTTTAGCCCAAATCTCAAATAATCGCTTTAGCATTAATATGGTATCAGCGTGGTGGGCTGAAGAGGCTAGACAATATGGCATAGACTTTGATAATCACGATGATAGATACGCCTTGACAGAGGAATATACTAATGTTTTGCGTGGATTTTGGAGCAATACGCCATTTAATTTTAAGGGGAAATATTTTGAATTCCAAGACTCATACAATGAGCCAAAGCCTAGCTCTTTGCCTTTGGTTTATGCTGGTGGTGAGAGCGAACAAGGTAGAGCTTCAATCACTCGCTTTGCAGATAAATACCTAATGCACGGCGGAACTCTTGAAGAGATTAGGGCTAAGATAAAGGATATGAATGAAAGAAGAGACAGAGCCAATTTAGAGCCATTTAAGGGCTTTGGAATGGCGGTTTATGTGATCTTAAGAGATAGTGAGACAGAGGCTAAAAAGGAGCTTGAGAGAATTATCAATATAAAAAATTGGAGCGATTATGAGAATTCATATAGCAATTTTACTGGTAATTCAAATTTAGATGTAGAGATCTCCAAAATGGAATATAGCGTATCAAACCGTGGTTTAAGAGCTAATTTGATAGGCACGGCTGAGCAAATCGCTGAAAAATTAAGAGCTTATGAAGAGGCTGGATTAAATCTAGTGATAATCCAATGCGCTAATATGAAAGAGGAGCTTGAGAAAATAGCTAAAGAGCTTATGCCGCTACTTCGCTAA
- a CDS encoding group III truncated hemoglobin yields MKYKEITSKSIAELMESFYEAIREDKSGLGDIFNNKIGTSEEEWDAHKAKIGEFWKGMLIGESNFRGNPMQAHMNLDPFPPEYFDNWLGLFKESLDSIYEPQIADMILMRAQMIANRFKSILYAS; encoded by the coding sequence ATGAAATATAAAGAGATCACAAGTAAGAGCATTGCTGAGCTTATGGAGAGCTTTTATGAAGCTATAAGAGAGGATAAAAGCGGTCTTGGCGATATTTTTAATAACAAAATTGGCACGAGTGAAGAGGAGTGGGACGCTCATAAGGCTAAGATTGGCGAATTTTGGAAGGGTATGCTAATTGGGGAGAGCAATTTTAGAGGCAATCCTATGCAAGCCCATATGAATCTTGATCCATTTCCGCCTGAATATTTTGATAATTGGCTAGGTCTATTTAAAGAGAGTTTAGATAGCATTTATGAGCCACAAATTGCCGATATGATACTAATGAGAGCGCAAATGATAGCAAATAGATTTAAATCCATCTTATACGCTTCATAA
- a CDS encoding Mrp/NBP35 family ATP-binding protein: MDEKILEKLQSVIYPGFKKSIVEFGFVKATSPKIIVEITSAKPEVATTIKSEIEKLNLGKEIEIIAPKPQTQKSNSQSGKNIAPQIKNFVMVSSGKGGVGKSTTTLNLAISLAKQGKKVGLLDADIYGPNIPRMLGVQGKQPEVIGQKLKPLQTHGIEMMSMGLLIEDGQGLMWRGAMIMKAITQLLNEVEWGELDVLLLDMPPGTGDAQITLAQSVPVTAGICVTTPQTVALDDSARSLDMFEKLHIPVAGVIENMSGFICPDNGKEYDIFGKGGADALASEYDTAILAQIPIEPSVRIGGDSGRPVSFYEPNSISAKRYKEAATKLWEIIEDINANGGADNSAIQPDMSRSACH; the protein is encoded by the coding sequence ATGGATGAAAAAATTTTAGAAAAGCTACAAAGCGTAATCTACCCAGGCTTTAAAAAAAGCATTGTGGAATTTGGCTTTGTCAAAGCAACAAGCCCAAAAATCATAGTCGAAATCACCTCAGCCAAGCCTGAAGTCGCCACCACAATCAAAAGCGAGATTGAAAAGCTAAATTTAGGCAAAGAAATAGAGATAATCGCCCCAAAACCACAAACCCAAAAATCAAACTCACAAAGCGGTAAAAATATCGCTCCGCAAATTAAGAATTTTGTGATGGTAAGTAGCGGTAAAGGCGGCGTAGGCAAATCCACAACTACCTTAAATTTAGCCATTAGTCTAGCTAAACAAGGCAAGAAAGTGGGGCTTTTAGATGCTGATATTTATGGTCCAAATATCCCAAGAATGTTAGGAGTTCAAGGCAAACAACCAGAGGTCATCGGACAAAAATTAAAGCCACTTCAAACTCATGGAATTGAGATGATGAGTATGGGTCTTTTGATAGAAGATGGTCAAGGGCTTATGTGGCGTGGAGCTATGATTATGAAAGCCATAACTCAGCTTTTAAATGAGGTTGAGTGGGGAGAGCTAGATGTGCTGCTTCTTGATATGCCTCCAGGAACTGGCGATGCACAAATCACTCTAGCTCAAAGCGTCCCAGTTACAGCTGGAATTTGCGTTACTACCCCGCAAACAGTAGCACTAGATGATTCAGCTAGAAGTCTTGATATGTTTGAAAAGCTTCATATCCCAGTAGCTGGAGTGATAGAGAATATGAGTGGATTTATCTGCCCTGATAATGGCAAAGAGTATGATATATTTGGCAAGGGTGGAGCTGATGCGTTAGCTAGTGAGTATGATACTGCGATACTAGCTCAAATTCCTATAGAGCCATCAGTAAGGATAGGTGGAGATAGTGGAAGACCAGTTAGCTTTTATGAGCCAAATTCAATTAGTGCTAAAAGATATAAAGAGGCCGCTACAAAGCTATGGGAAATCATAGAAGATATAAACGCAAATGGTGGTGCTGATAACTCAGCCATTCAGCCTGATATGAGTAGATCAGCTTGTCATTAA
- a CDS encoding bifunctional chorismate-binding protein/class IV aminotransferase: protein MSDFSIFGKYIYDDLKSEFICFNKDEFDLALKSMQKAKNLYFVGYVVYELYDNSSSYPVAHFKGYVNKSEFKLDDTQEFSVFKPFFYPQILEGLDYDNYSSCFKQIKDELASGNSYQINFTSQLKLFSKSSSKEIISSLLSRQKSKYLGYFKSEFCEIISFSPELFFKLKGKKITFAPMKGTIKRGRNRAEDKALKNKLRNDPKNRSENLMIVDLLRNDMSKIIKIGSLRVKKPMKIIKLKSLFQAISPLKAKLKRRNLSEIFDAVFPCGSITGAPKLATMRIIKRLEDRERGVYCGAMGVISHKRAEFSVPIRTLERRAGEKYYRYGVGSGVVWDSKCDDEFAELELKSSFLRPKMEFDLFETMLLRDDGIFLLQRHLGRILNSAKLLGFKIPKELDIEFKKDDSKIELSDIIGVVSGKNGFESIADFKEIFAGLSPSGGSLVRLKLSQNGVLSLTQAQIQPINSNKIAISQRRLNSQNDLLYHKTTLRDERIISDGLFDIFYLNEKDELCEGNRSNIVLNLNNKLLTPRLQSGMLAGTLRGKLLDSGIIQESILGLEDLYNAKEIYAINSLRGAIKVEL from the coding sequence ATGAGTGATTTTAGTATTTTTGGTAAATATATATATGATGATTTAAAAAGCGAATTTATCTGCTTTAATAAAGATGAGTTTGACCTTGCTTTAAAATCTATGCAAAAGGCAAAAAATCTATATTTTGTAGGATATGTGGTTTATGAGCTTTATGATAATAGCTCAAGCTATCCAGTAGCGCACTTTAAAGGGTATGTAAATAAAAGCGAATTTAAGCTTGATGATACGCAGGAATTTTCAGTATTTAAGCCATTTTTTTATCCGCAAATTCTAGAAGGTTTAGACTATGATAATTATAGCTCTTGTTTTAAACAGATAAAAGATGAGTTAGCTAGTGGCAATAGTTATCAGATAAATTTCACAAGCCAATTAAAGCTATTTAGCAAATCAAGTAGCAAGGAGATTATCTCTAGTCTTTTAAGTAGGCAAAAGAGTAAATATTTAGGATATTTTAAGAGTGAATTTTGTGAGATAATATCATTTTCGCCAGAGCTATTTTTTAAATTAAAAGGCAAGAAAATCACCTTCGCACCTATGAAAGGCACGATAAAGCGAGGCAGAAATAGAGCCGAAGACAAGGCTTTAAAAAATAAGCTTAGAAATGATCCAAAAAATAGAAGTGAAAATTTGATGATAGTTGATTTGTTGCGAAATGATATGAGTAAAATTATCAAAATTGGCTCTTTACGAGTGAAAAAACCGATGAAAATCATCAAATTAAAGAGCTTATTCCAAGCTATTTCTCCGCTCAAAGCTAAGCTTAAAAGAAGAAATTTAAGCGAAATTTTTGATGCGGTTTTCCCTTGTGGGTCAATTACTGGTGCGCCAAAACTAGCTACAATGCGTATTATAAAGCGTTTAGAAGATAGGGAGCGTGGGGTTTATTGCGGTGCGATGGGGGTGATTAGCCATAAAAGGGCGGAATTTAGCGTTCCAATTAGGACGCTTGAGAGAAGAGCTGGGGAGAAGTATTATAGATATGGCGTTGGCAGTGGCGTGGTGTGGGACTCAAAATGTGATGATGAATTTGCTGAATTGGAGCTAAAAAGTAGCTTTTTACGCCCTAAGATGGAATTTGACTTGTTTGAGACTATGCTTTTGCGTGATGATGGGATTTTTTTACTTCAAAGGCATTTGGGGAGAATTTTAAATAGTGCTAAATTACTAGGCTTTAAAATACCAAAAGAGCTTGATATAGAGTTTAAAAAAGATGATAGCAAGATTGAATTAAGCGATATTATCGGCGTGGTAAGTGGTAAAAATGGGTTTGAGAGTATTGCTGATTTTAAAGAGATTTTTGCTGGGTTAAGCCCTAGTGGCGGTAGTCTTGTGAGATTAAAATTAAGCCAAAATGGAGTATTAAGCCTTACTCAAGCTCAAATCCAACCCATCAATTCTAATAAAATTGCCATTAGCCAAAGGCGTTTAAACTCTCAAAATGATCTATTGTATCACAAAACCACCTTAAGAGATGAGCGAATTATAAGCGATGGGCTTTTTGATATTTTTTATCTAAATGAAAAAGATGAGCTTTGCGAAGGAAATCGCTCAAATATCGTGCTAAATTTAAATAATAAACTCTTAACTCCAAGATTACAAAGTGGTATGTTAGCTGGGACTTTACGGGGTAAATTGCTAGATTCAGGCATTATCCAAGAGAGTATTTTGG
- a CDS encoding LLM class flavin-dependent oxidoreductase, which produces MGKKQIHFNAFEMNCITHLSPGLWRYPGDEALKYKDIEYWQNIAKIAEKGLFDAIFIADVLGVYDVYNSDNQAALRGAVQTPVNDPIQLAAIGAAVTQNLGFGITAGVPFEQPFPFARRLSTLDHLTKGRVGWNIVTGYLPSANANIGQKELPHDERYTQADEYMEVVYKLLEGSWEDDAVILDKKTGAFADPNKIHPINHKGQYYEVPGIHICEPSIQRTPVLFQAGNSPRGLEFAAKHAEAIFIAPIAKAYTKDAVKQVRQALIKAGRDPYSAKIYVLATIITDKTQKLAQAKYNDLLSYVSEEGSLVLNSGWLGENLGKYALDDLLSNIKSNAMLGKVEEYANSKTDNGKQWSLRELIKVAGIGALGQKIVGGAKEVCDELEKLVEHSDADGFNLAYATTPGTFEDVVEFIVPELQKRGSYQLEYQSGSLRNKLFGKGDRLSSDHIGSKYRFNGEFWGK; this is translated from the coding sequence ATGGGTAAAAAACAAATTCATTTTAACGCTTTTGAGATGAACTGCATTACGCATTTAAGTCCTGGGCTTTGGAGGTATCCTGGAGATGAGGCGTTAAAATATAAAGATATAGAGTATTGGCAAAATATAGCCAAAATCGCAGAAAAAGGATTATTTGATGCTATTTTTATAGCTGATGTTTTGGGCGTGTATGATGTGTATAATTCAGATAACCAAGCCGCATTAAGAGGAGCGGTGCAAACGCCTGTAAATGACCCTATACAACTTGCAGCTATCGGTGCGGCCGTAACGCAAAATTTAGGCTTTGGTATCACAGCTGGAGTGCCATTTGAGCAGCCATTTCCATTTGCTAGAAGGCTTAGCACACTAGATCACCTAACAAAAGGGCGAGTAGGCTGGAATATCGTAACAGGCTATCTACCAAGCGCTAATGCCAATATCGGTCAAAAAGAGCTACCACACGATGAGAGATATACTCAAGCTGATGAGTATATGGAGGTTGTATATAAGCTTTTAGAAGGTAGCTGGGAAGATGATGCTGTAATTTTAGATAAGAAGACAGGAGCTTTTGCCGACCCTAATAAAATTCACCCCATCAATCACAAAGGACAATACTACGAAGTTCCAGGCATTCACATCTGTGAGCCTAGCATTCAAAGGACGCCTGTATTATTCCAAGCTGGAAATTCGCCTAGAGGATTAGAATTTGCAGCTAAACATGCTGAGGCTATATTTATCGCACCAATAGCTAAAGCTTATACTAAAGACGCTGTAAAACAAGTAAGACAAGCTCTAATCAAAGCCGGTAGAGATCCATATAGTGCGAAAATTTATGTTCTAGCGACCATTATCACAGACAAAACGCAAAAATTAGCCCAAGCAAAATATAATGATCTTTTAAGCTATGTAAGCGAAGAGGGCTCTTTGGTGCTTAACTCTGGTTGGCTAGGTGAGAATTTAGGCAAATACGCTCTTGATGATCTGCTTAGCAATATCAAATCAAATGCGATGTTAGGCAAGGTTGAGGAATATGCAAATAGCAAAACAGATAATGGTAAGCAGTGGAGCCTAAGAGAGCTTATCAAAGTTGCTGGGATTGGAGCCTTGGGTCAAAAGATAGTTGGCGGAGCAAAGGAGGTTTGCGATGAGCTTGAAAAATTGGTTGAGCATTCAGACGCTGATGGGTTTAATCTAGCTTATGCTACTACGCCTGGGACTTTTGAAGATGTCGTGGAGTTTATCGTGCCTGAACTACAAAAAAGAGGCTCATATCAGCTAGAGTATCAAAGTGGTAGCTTAAGAAATAAGCTTTTTGGCAAAGGCGATAGACTAAGTAGTGATCACATAGGCTCAAAATACCGCTTTAATGGCGAATTTTGGGGCAAATAA
- a CDS encoding GNAT family N-acetyltransferase encodes MEYKIINRNSDDFKEILKLNLEVFPQNELLAPINLEDPIMASDENLKIFAFYDDGKFIGYAALYLYKELCYLAFLAIWPQFQGCSYGSKILDILNSNFNQIVLEIEYLDPKADDIDQRIRRSKFYQKSGFCDSTHTISYLGMKYSIYTSSKVEFERFIQMFEFFQSKNYFEFNYE; translated from the coding sequence TTGGAGTATAAAATTATTAATAGAAATAGTGATGATTTTAAGGAAATTTTAAAGCTAAATTTAGAGGTTTTCCCACAAAATGAGCTATTAGCCCCGATAAATTTAGAAGATCCAATTATGGCTAGTGATGAGAATTTGAAAATTTTTGCTTTTTATGATGATGGTAAATTCATAGGTTACGCAGCACTTTATCTATATAAAGAGCTTTGCTATTTAGCATTTTTGGCGATTTGGCCGCAGTTTCAAGGCTGTAGCTATGGTAGTAAAATTTTAGATATTCTAAACTCAAATTTCAATCAAATAGTCTTAGAAATAGAGTATTTAGACCCAAAAGCTGATGATATCGATCAAAGAATTCGCCGAAGTAAATTCTATCAAAAATCTGGATTTTGTGATAGCACTCATACCATCTCATATCTTGGAATGAAATATAGCATTTATACAAGTTCAAAAGTTGAATTTGAGCGATTTATTCAGATGTTTGAGTTTTTTCAAAGCAAGAATTATTTTGAGTTTAATTATGAGTAA
- a CDS encoding low molecular weight protein-tyrosine-phosphatase has translation MVKSILFVCLGNICRSPLAEGIARKVAKERGLDILIDSAGTSNYHIGEPPDSRSIMVGRQNGVDISMLRGRQIDRSDCKFDLIIAMDRQNYANISRLNLGSKLALMGEFGLDGAEIPDPYYGGAKDFQNVYNMLQSAINELFKEICK, from the coding sequence ATGGTTAAATCAATTTTATTTGTATGTCTTGGCAATATATGCAGGTCACCTTTGGCTGAAGGCATCGCGCGAAAGGTGGCTAAAGAGCGTGGTTTGGATATTTTGATTGATTCAGCTGGAACTAGTAATTATCATATAGGAGAGCCGCCAGATAGTCGTTCTATAATGGTTGGGAGACAAAATGGAGTAGATATATCTATGCTAAGAGGTAGGCAAATTGATAGGAGTGATTGTAAATTTGATTTGATTATAGCTATGGATAGGCAAAATTATGCTAATATCTCACGCCTTAATCTTGGCAGTAAATTGGCTTTGATGGGGGAATTTGGTCTTGATGGGGCTGAAATTCCAGATCCATATTATGGCGGTGCTAAGGATTTTCAAAATGTATATAATATGCTTCAGAGTGCGATAAATGAGCTTTTTAAGGAGATTTGCAAGTGA